A genomic segment from Aegilops tauschii subsp. strangulata cultivar AL8/78 chromosome 1, Aet v6.0, whole genome shotgun sequence encodes:
- the LOC109761978 gene encoding pre-mRNA-splicing factor 38-like — protein sequence MANSTAPRFVVSYSANPQPQPLVVKLKWSNIYESESETEEQFSGLTAETPVDWAVELRRRIAANLQWLVEKTVRSSIYRSSYWRERCFGLTVETLVGRTVELDHVSGTYGRSRPTPFLCLALKMLQMQPDRETVVGFISNEEHRYLRALGAFYLRLTGAGADVRRYLEPLSNDHREIRERISDEEFMLTDVGYFIDELLTQDSCCDIVLPRI from the coding sequence ATGGCGAACAGCACGGCCCCGCGGTTCGTGGTCTCCTACAGCGCGAACCCACAGCCGCAACCCCTGGTGGTGAAGCTCAAGTGGTCCAACATCTACGAGAGCGAGAGCGAGACGGAGGAGCAGTTCTCCGGCCTCACGGCGGAGACGCCCGTCGACTGGGCCGTGGAGCTCCGCCGCCGCATCGCCGCGAACCTGCAGTGGCTGGTGGAGAAGACCGTGCGGTCCAGCATCTACCGGAGCAGCTACTGGAGGGAGCGGTGCTTCGGCCTCACTGTGGAGACCCTCGTCGGCAGGACCGTGGAGCTCGACCACGTCAGCGGCACCTACGGTCGCAGCAGGCCGACCCCCTTCCTGTGCCTCGCCCTCAAGATGCTCCAGATGCAGCCCGACAGGGAGACCGTCGTCGGGTTCATCAGCAACGAGGAGCACAGGTACCTTCGAGCTCTCGGGGCCTTCTACCTGCGCCTCACCGGCGCCGGCGCCGACGTTCGCCGGTACCTCGAGCCGCTCTCCAACGACCACCGCGAGATCAGGGAGAGGATCAGCGACGAAGAATTCATGCTCACGGATGTTGGCTATTTCATTGATGAGCTCCTGACTCAGGACTCCTGCTGCGACATTGTCCTCCCCCGCATTTAG